One window of the Amycolatopsis mediterranei genome contains the following:
- a CDS encoding TetR/AcrR family transcriptional regulator, producing MQPKVRSDDLTFTEAARRKQIVAAAIDTIAEVGYTKASFAKIAQRAGLSSPSLISYHFADKDELIGQVVAEVCAAGGEVVRPHADPAASSSDTLRAYVEGSIAFYDTHRRHLRALMQILNGHPHARERWVNAANSAELDSIEQLLARGQRDGEFRSGFAPHAVAMILRDLLAGALLRLLGTPDLDVSAYTRELVALCLHSVEPVS from the coding sequence ATGCAACCTAAAGTCAGGTCAGACGACCTGACGTTCACGGAAGCGGCCCGGCGCAAGCAGATCGTCGCGGCCGCGATCGACACCATCGCCGAGGTGGGCTACACCAAGGCCTCCTTCGCGAAGATCGCCCAGCGAGCCGGACTGAGCAGCCCGAGCCTGATCTCCTACCACTTCGCCGACAAGGACGAGCTGATCGGCCAGGTCGTCGCCGAGGTCTGCGCTGCGGGCGGGGAGGTCGTGCGTCCGCACGCCGACCCGGCCGCTTCCAGCTCGGACACGCTGCGGGCGTATGTCGAGGGCAGCATCGCCTTCTACGACACCCACCGCCGCCACCTGCGCGCGCTGATGCAGATCCTCAACGGCCACCCCCACGCTCGCGAGCGCTGGGTGAACGCCGCCAATTCCGCCGAACTCGACAGCATCGAACAGCTGCTGGCCCGCGGTCAGCGCGACGGCGAATTCCGGTCCGGCTTCGCCCCACACGCGGTGGCCATGATTCTGCGCGACCTGCTGGCCGGAGCGTTGCTCAGGCTGCTGGGCACACCCGACCTCGACGTCTCCGCCTACACCCGCGAGCTCGTCGCGCTCTGTCTGCATTCCGTCGAACCGGTCTCGTGA
- a CDS encoding AraC family transcriptional regulator gives MDVLSDLLHRAHAGHALVRQLIQRPPWSLAFADAPPLTLVTTLGGHASLRVGDATPVRLAAGDLALISASAYTIADDPGTPPQLVIRGTKKYPVIDAQPVRNPASRTYGDGEPGATTMLRGAYELHGAAAERLLAMLPPLAVVPAGPRTRGALDLLAAEVACDEPGQDAVLRRLLDLVLVLALRGWCARMEPPPAWYRGLSDPGVGEALRLLHAEPAHRWTVAELAVRAGLSRAAFAARFARLVGEPPLTYLTGWRMTLAADLLRDTEDTIAAVARAVGYDDPFAFSVAFKRVRGASPSDWRRARAAPGS, from the coding sequence GCCACGCGCTCGTCCGGCAGCTGATCCAGCGGCCGCCGTGGTCGCTGGCCTTCGCCGACGCCCCGCCGCTCACGCTGGTGACCACCCTCGGCGGCCACGCGTCGCTGCGTGTCGGCGACGCCACGCCGGTGCGCCTCGCCGCCGGGGACCTGGCGCTGATCAGCGCCTCCGCGTACACGATCGCCGACGACCCGGGCACCCCGCCACAGCTGGTGATCCGCGGGACGAAGAAGTATCCGGTCATCGACGCGCAGCCGGTGAGGAACCCGGCGTCGCGCACCTACGGCGACGGCGAGCCGGGGGCCACCACCATGCTCCGCGGCGCCTACGAGCTGCACGGCGCCGCCGCGGAACGGCTGCTCGCCATGCTCCCGCCGCTGGCGGTGGTGCCCGCCGGGCCGCGGACCCGAGGCGCGTTGGACCTGCTCGCCGCCGAGGTGGCCTGTGACGAGCCCGGGCAGGACGCCGTGCTCCGCCGGCTGCTGGACCTGGTGCTCGTGCTGGCGCTGCGCGGCTGGTGCGCCCGGATGGAGCCGCCGCCCGCTTGGTACCGCGGCCTGAGCGATCCCGGCGTCGGCGAAGCCCTGCGCTTGCTGCACGCCGAGCCGGCGCACCGGTGGACGGTCGCCGAGCTGGCCGTCCGGGCCGGCCTGTCCCGCGCCGCGTTCGCCGCACGCTTCGCGCGTCTGGTCGGCGAGCCGCCGCTGACCTACCTGACCGGCTGGCGGATGACACTGGCCGCGGACCTGTTGCGCGACACCGAAGACACCATCGCCGCCGTCGCCCGAGCGGTCGGGTACGACGACCCGTTCGCCTTCAGCGTCGCCTTCAAACGCGTCCGCGGTGCCAGCCCCTCGGACTGGCGCCGCGCACGGGCGGCTCCCGGTTCGTGA